One region of Yersinia bercovieri ATCC 43970 genomic DNA includes:
- a CDS encoding DUF2946 domain-containing protein — protein sequence MPLGQILYRSRHYSAWLGIAAILMLFIAPVVSVSLALSYDQSKPAITVADGAMEMASHHRSGPDDSPEAHHGAKTATTTTSDEHGNRHDGMMMNHAACGYCVLLTHLPLLNTAFKADIRSALLRIELSPPLFVYTQLIKERYYESQPRAPPTFYS from the coding sequence GTGCCATTAGGTCAAATTCTTTATCGCAGCAGGCACTACTCAGCCTGGCTGGGAATAGCCGCGATCCTGATGCTATTTATCGCACCGGTGGTTTCAGTCTCACTGGCGCTTTCTTACGATCAAAGCAAACCCGCCATAACAGTGGCTGATGGCGCGATGGAGATGGCGAGTCACCACCGCAGTGGGCCAGATGACTCACCAGAGGCCCATCACGGCGCTAAAACAGCTACTACAACTACTTCCGATGAGCACGGGAATCGTCATGACGGCATGATGATGAACCATGCCGCCTGTGGATATTGTGTATTACTGACCCATCTGCCGTTGCTCAACACGGCTTTCAAAGCAGATATCCGCTCTGCATTACTGCGGATTGAGTTATCTCCGCCGCTATTTGTTTATACGCAACTCATCAAAGAGCGCTATTACGAGAGTCAACCACGCGCGCCGCCTACTTTTTATTCCTGA
- the tsgA gene encoding MFS transporter TsgA, producing the protein MNNSNRLRLTWISYFSYALTGALVIVTGMVMGNIAEYFNLPIASMSNTFTFLNAGILISIFLNAWLMEIIPLKRQLVFGFILMLVAIAGLMVGHNLMLFSISMFILGVVSGITMSIGTFLITHMYEGRQRGSRLLFTDSFFSMAGMIFPVAAAMLLARHIEWYWVYACIGLLYVGIFVLTLMSEFPVLGHKASDENKPVAKEKWGIGVLFLAIAALCYILGQLGFIQWVPEYATKTFNMDISQAGQLVSNFWISYMIGMWVFSFILRFFDLQRIVTVLAALATLAMYLFVSTDNPAYLSYYILALGFVSSAIYTTLITLGSLQTKVSSPKLVNFILTCGTVGTMLTFVVTGPIVANSGVHAALTTANGLYLAVFVMCLILGFFTKHRSHGHATH; encoded by the coding sequence ATGAATAACAGCAATCGCCTTCGACTCACTTGGATCAGTTACTTTTCTTACGCTCTGACCGGCGCGTTAGTTATTGTCACCGGGATGGTGATGGGGAATATCGCGGAGTATTTCAATCTGCCTATTGCCAGTATGAGTAACACATTTACTTTCCTTAATGCGGGTATTCTGATCTCCATTTTCCTCAATGCCTGGTTGATGGAGATCATTCCATTAAAACGTCAGTTGGTATTTGGCTTTATTCTGATGTTGGTAGCGATTGCCGGATTGATGGTGGGCCATAATCTGATGCTCTTCTCAATCAGCATGTTTATCCTTGGGGTCGTGAGCGGGATCACCATGTCGATCGGTACTTTCCTGATAACCCATATGTATGAAGGGCGTCAGCGTGGCTCCCGCCTGCTGTTTACCGACTCATTCTTCAGTATGGCGGGGATGATTTTCCCGGTAGCGGCGGCAATGCTGCTGGCACGCCATATTGAGTGGTACTGGGTTTATGCCTGCATCGGCCTGCTGTATGTGGGGATTTTCGTGCTGACATTAATGTCTGAGTTCCCGGTTCTGGGCCATAAGGCCAGCGATGAAAACAAGCCCGTGGCGAAAGAGAAGTGGGGCATTGGTGTGCTCTTCCTGGCGATTGCCGCACTGTGCTACATCCTTGGTCAACTCGGTTTCATCCAGTGGGTGCCGGAATATGCCACCAAGACCTTCAATATGGATATCAGCCAAGCGGGCCAACTGGTCAGTAACTTCTGGATCTCATATATGATTGGGATGTGGGTGTTCAGCTTCATCCTGCGCTTCTTTGACCTGCAACGCATCGTGACTGTGCTGGCTGCGCTGGCAACACTGGCGATGTATCTGTTTGTCAGCACTGATAATCCGGCCTATCTGAGCTACTACATTCTGGCATTAGGCTTTGTCTCCAGTGCCATCTACACCACACTGATTACCCTCGGCTCGCTGCAAACCAAAGTCTCTTCACCCAAACTGGTGAACTTCATTCTGACCTGCGGTACTGTCGGGACTATGCTGACCTTCGTCGTCACAGGCCCCATTGTCGCGAACAGTGGTGTTCATGCCGCGCTGACAACAGCCAACGGCCTCTATCTGGCGGTATTCGTGATGTGCCTGATTCTGGGCTTCTTCACCAAACACCGCAGCCACGGCCATGCAACACACTGA
- a CDS encoding cytosine deaminase: MEVSMSAQSATNHLLASINNVRLVGQTGLWQLKVAEGKISAISPQPDQLPTGAGVLDAQGGLALPPFVEPHIHLDTTQTAGQPSWNQSGTLFEGIERWAERKALLTREDVKQRAWQTLKWQIANGIQHVRTHVDVSDPSLTALSAMLEVKEEVSPWVEMQIVAFPQEGILSYPDGAALLEEALRLGADVVGAIPHFEFTREYGVESLHIAFALAQKYQRLVDVHCDEIDDEQSRFVETVAALAHRENMGARVTASHTTAMHSYNGAYASRLFRLLKMSGIHFVANPLVNIHLQGRFDTYPKRRGITRVKEMLAADINVCFGHDDVFDPWYPLGTANMLQVLHMGLHICQLMGYGQINDGLNLITHNSARTLNLSDYGLQLGNSANLIILPAESGFDAVRRQVPVRYSIRHGVVIASTQPAESRIYLGHEEVVNFK; the protein is encoded by the coding sequence ATGGAGGTATCAATGTCAGCGCAATCCGCAACAAATCATTTACTGGCGAGCATCAACAATGTGCGCTTGGTCGGGCAAACGGGGCTTTGGCAGCTTAAGGTCGCGGAGGGCAAAATCAGTGCAATTTCGCCGCAGCCGGATCAACTACCAACAGGCGCGGGTGTGCTGGATGCGCAGGGTGGTTTGGCACTGCCCCCCTTTGTCGAGCCGCATATTCATCTGGATACCACTCAAACAGCGGGGCAACCGAGCTGGAATCAATCAGGCACCCTGTTTGAGGGGATAGAGCGCTGGGCTGAGCGCAAAGCGCTGTTGACGCGCGAGGATGTTAAGCAGCGGGCATGGCAGACGCTGAAATGGCAAATCGCCAATGGTATTCAGCATGTGCGCACCCATGTGGATGTCTCTGATCCCAGCCTGACGGCGCTGAGCGCCATGTTGGAGGTGAAAGAGGAGGTCAGTCCGTGGGTGGAGATGCAGATTGTGGCGTTTCCACAAGAGGGTATTCTCTCCTATCCCGATGGCGCGGCGCTGTTGGAAGAGGCGCTGCGACTAGGCGCGGATGTGGTCGGGGCGATCCCGCATTTTGAATTTACCCGCGAATATGGCGTCGAATCGCTACATATTGCCTTTGCACTGGCGCAGAAATATCAGCGGCTGGTGGATGTGCATTGTGATGAGATTGATGATGAGCAGTCGCGTTTTGTCGAAACAGTGGCGGCCTTGGCGCACCGTGAAAACATGGGGGCGCGGGTGACCGCCAGTCACACCACGGCGATGCACTCCTATAATGGCGCTTATGCCTCGCGGCTATTTCGCCTGCTGAAAATGTCCGGCATTCACTTCGTCGCCAACCCCTTGGTGAATATTCACCTGCAAGGGCGCTTTGACACCTATCCGAAGCGGCGCGGCATTACGCGGGTCAAGGAGATGCTGGCGGCCGATATTAATGTCTGCTTCGGTCATGATGATGTGTTTGACCCGTGGTATCCGCTGGGCACCGCCAATATGTTGCAAGTGCTGCATATGGGGCTGCATATTTGTCAGCTGATGGGATACGGCCAAATCAATGATGGGCTGAATCTGATCACCCACAACAGCGCCCGAACATTGAATTTATCGGATTATGGTTTGCAGTTAGGTAATAGCGCCAATCTGATTATTCTGCCCGCCGAAAGTGGTTTTGATGCGGTGCGGCGACAAGTGCCGGTGCGCTACTCCATTCGTCATGGGGTGGTGATCGCCAGCACGCAGCCCGCCGAGAGTCGGATCTATTTGGGCCACGAAGAGGTGGTGAACTTTAAGTAG
- the nirB gene encoding nitrite reductase large subunit NirB has protein sequence MSKVKLAIIGNGMVGHRFIEDLLDKADKDQFEITVFCEEPRIAYDRVHLSSYFSHHTAEELSLVREGFYEKHGVKVLVGERAITINRTEKVIHSNSGRTLYYDKLIMATGSYPWIPPIKGSEGQDCFVYRTIEDLNAIEACTRRSKRGAVIGGGLLGLEAAGALKSLGVETHVIEFAPVLMAEQLDPMGGDQLRQKIERMGVRVHTGKNTQEIIHSGQNGRKTMQFADGSQLEVDFIVFSTGIRPQDKLAHQCGLATARRGGIAINDYCQTSDPDVYAIGECASWQERTFGLVAPGYKMAQVTADHLLGRENAFKGADMSAKLKLLGVDVGGIGDAHGRTEGARSYVYLDESKEIYKRLVVSADNKTLLGAVLVGDTSDYGNLLQLALNNIALPDNPDSLILPAHAGSKPAMGVDSLPDSAQICSCFDVTKGDIIQAIGQGCHTVAALKSATKAGTGCGGCIPLVTQVLNAELSKQGIEVNHHLCEHFAYSRQELYHLIRVEGIKSFDALREKYGKGYGCEVCKPTVGSLLASCWNDYVLAPQHTPLQDTNDNFLGNIQKDGTYSVIPRSPGGEITPDGLLAIGRIAKEYNLYTKLTGSQRVGMFGAQKDDLPAIWAQLIEAGFETGHAYAKALRMAKTCVGSTWCRFGVGDSVGFGVALEHRFKGIRTPHKMKFGVSGCTRECSEAQGKDVGIIATENGWNLYVCGNGGMKPRHADLLAADLDEETLMRYLDRFMMFYIRTADKLQRTSVWLESLEGGISYLRAVILDDKLGINDQLEADIARLRDKVTCEWKATVEDPAAQVRFAHFINSPMRDPNVQVVAEREQHRPARPDERIPVRLLELEENL, from the coding sequence ATGAGCAAAGTCAAACTTGCCATCATCGGCAACGGCATGGTCGGCCACCGCTTTATCGAAGACTTACTGGATAAAGCCGATAAAGACCAATTTGAGATAACCGTATTTTGCGAAGAGCCTCGCATCGCTTATGACCGGGTACATCTCTCCTCTTACTTCTCCCACCATACTGCCGAAGAGCTGTCATTAGTTCGTGAAGGCTTTTATGAAAAACACGGCGTCAAAGTGCTGGTTGGCGAACGCGCCATTACCATCAACCGCACCGAGAAAGTGATTCACTCCAACAGCGGCCGTACCCTCTATTATGACAAGCTGATTATGGCGACCGGCTCCTATCCGTGGATCCCGCCAATCAAAGGTAGCGAAGGGCAGGATTGCTTTGTGTATCGCACCATTGAAGACCTAAATGCTATCGAGGCCTGTACCCGCCGCAGCAAACGTGGGGCAGTTATTGGTGGTGGGCTGCTCGGGCTGGAAGCCGCAGGGGCTTTGAAAAGCCTCGGCGTTGAAACCCATGTGATTGAATTTGCACCCGTATTAATGGCCGAGCAGCTTGACCCTATGGGTGGTGACCAGCTACGCCAGAAAATTGAGCGCATGGGCGTCAGAGTCCATACCGGCAAAAATACGCAGGAAATTATTCATTCAGGCCAAAACGGCCGCAAAACCATGCAGTTTGCTGATGGATCGCAGCTGGAAGTCGATTTTATTGTCTTCTCCACCGGTATTCGCCCACAAGACAAACTGGCGCATCAATGCGGTTTAGCCACAGCACGCCGTGGTGGTATTGCTATCAATGATTATTGCCAGACATCCGACCCGGATGTCTACGCCATTGGTGAGTGTGCCTCGTGGCAAGAGCGGACCTTCGGGCTGGTTGCACCGGGTTACAAAATGGCGCAGGTCACCGCCGATCACCTGTTAGGCCGCGAAAATGCCTTTAAAGGTGCCGACATGAGCGCCAAGCTGAAGTTGCTGGGTGTCGATGTGGGCGGGATTGGTGATGCCCATGGCCGCACTGAAGGGGCGCGCAGCTACGTTTATCTGGATGAAAGTAAAGAAATTTATAAGCGTCTGGTGGTCAGCGCCGACAACAAAACCCTGCTCGGCGCCGTCTTGGTGGGGGATACCAGCGATTACGGCAACCTGCTGCAACTGGCGCTAAACAATATCGCGCTGCCAGATAACCCCGACAGCCTGATCCTCCCGGCTCACGCCGGCAGTAAACCGGCCATGGGGGTAGATTCACTGCCAGATAGCGCGCAGATCTGCTCCTGTTTTGATGTCACCAAAGGCGACATTATTCAGGCCATCGGTCAGGGCTGCCATACCGTCGCCGCACTGAAATCCGCCACTAAAGCCGGCACTGGCTGCGGCGGCTGTATTCCGCTGGTCACCCAAGTGCTGAATGCCGAACTCAGCAAGCAAGGCATTGAAGTGAATCATCATTTGTGTGAGCACTTCGCCTATTCGCGCCAAGAGCTGTATCACCTGATCCGGGTTGAAGGGATTAAATCCTTCGATGCCCTGCGGGAAAAATATGGTAAAGGCTACGGCTGTGAAGTCTGTAAACCGACAGTCGGCTCACTGCTGGCCTCCTGCTGGAATGACTATGTATTGGCACCGCAACATACGCCGTTGCAGGACACCAATGACAACTTCCTCGGCAATATCCAGAAAGACGGCACTTACTCAGTCATCCCGCGCTCACCGGGTGGGGAGATCACGCCGGATGGCCTACTCGCAATTGGCCGCATCGCCAAAGAGTATAATCTGTACACCAAACTGACCGGCTCACAGCGCGTGGGGATGTTTGGCGCGCAAAAAGATGACCTGCCCGCTATCTGGGCGCAACTGATTGAAGCGGGCTTTGAGACCGGCCATGCCTATGCCAAAGCACTGCGCATGGCAAAAACCTGCGTCGGCAGCACCTGGTGCCGCTTTGGTGTGGGTGACAGCGTCGGTTTTGGTGTCGCACTGGAGCACCGCTTCAAAGGCATCCGCACACCACACAAAATGAAGTTCGGCGTCTCCGGCTGTACCCGCGAGTGTTCCGAAGCACAGGGCAAAGACGTGGGGATTATCGCCACCGAAAACGGCTGGAACCTGTATGTCTGCGGTAACGGCGGCATGAAGCCACGTCACGCGGACTTACTGGCGGCGGATCTGGATGAAGAGACCCTGATGCGCTACCTCGACCGCTTTATGATGTTCTACATCCGCACCGCCGATAAGCTGCAACGCACTTCGGTGTGGTTGGAGAGCCTGGAGGGCGGCATTAGCTACCTGCGGGCGGTTATCCTCGACGACAAACTGGGCATCAACGATCAGTTGGAAGCCGATATTGCCCGCCTGCGCGACAAAGTGACCTGCGAATGGAAAGCTACCGTCGAGGATCCAGCGGCACAAGTTCGCTTTGCCCACTTTATTAATAGCCCGATGCGCGACCCGAACGTGCAAGTGGTGGCTGAACGTGAACAACATCGTCCGGCCCGCCCGGATGAGCGCATCCCAGTGCGGCTGCTTGAACTGGAGGAGAACCTATGA
- the nirD gene encoding nitrite reductase small subunit NirD, whose amino-acid sequence MSQWIPLCLLDDILPGSGVCGLIGEQHIAVFRPYTDEQVFAISNIDPFAQASVLSRGLIAEHQGDLWVASPLKKQHFRLHDGLCLEDETRSVAHYDVRVRDGMVQIKA is encoded by the coding sequence ATGAGCCAGTGGATTCCACTCTGCCTGTTAGACGATATTTTGCCCGGCAGCGGCGTGTGTGGGCTGATCGGCGAGCAGCACATTGCGGTTTTCCGCCCCTACACTGACGAGCAGGTTTTCGCCATCAGCAATATTGATCCTTTCGCTCAGGCCAGTGTGCTGTCGCGCGGATTGATTGCTGAGCATCAAGGTGATCTGTGGGTCGCCAGCCCGCTGAAAAAACAGCACTTTCGCCTGCATGATGGCCTCTGTCTGGAAGATGAAACCCGCTCGGTTGCCCACTATGACGTGCGAGTCCGCGACGGCATGGTGCAAATCAAAGCGTGA
- the nirC gene encoding nitrite transporter NirC: MYSDTINKCAANAARIVKLAKDSPLGFWIGSAMAGAYVGLGIILIFTLGNLIDPAYRPLVMGATFGLALTLVIIAGSELFTGHTMFLTFGVKAGTIKSSQMWAVLPQTWLGNLLGSVFVALLYYYGGGSLFTVDTSLIHTAALAKTSAPAMTLFFKGVLCNWLVCLAIWMAIRVEGAAKFIAIWWCLLAFIASGYEHSVANMTLFALSWFGHHSEAYTLSGIGHNLLWVTLGNTLSGAVFMGLGYWYATPREQRPQSVPVSAPHAVKE, encoded by the coding sequence ATGTATAGTGACACCATCAACAAATGCGCGGCTAACGCGGCGCGAATCGTCAAACTGGCCAAGGATAGCCCGCTAGGCTTTTGGATTGGTTCTGCCATGGCCGGTGCCTATGTTGGCCTTGGCATTATTCTGATTTTCACCTTAGGAAACCTGATCGACCCGGCTTACCGTCCGCTGGTGATGGGAGCCACCTTTGGCCTGGCACTGACCCTGGTGATTATCGCCGGTTCTGAGCTGTTCACCGGCCACACCATGTTCCTGACCTTCGGCGTGAAAGCGGGCACCATCAAATCCAGCCAAATGTGGGCAGTATTGCCGCAAACCTGGTTGGGGAATCTGCTGGGTTCGGTGTTTGTGGCCCTGCTCTATTACTACGGCGGCGGCAGCTTGTTCACCGTGGATACCAGCCTGATACACACCGCCGCGCTGGCAAAAACCTCGGCGCCCGCTATGACCTTATTCTTCAAAGGTGTATTATGTAACTGGCTGGTTTGTCTGGCGATCTGGATGGCAATCCGCGTAGAAGGCGCGGCGAAATTTATCGCTATCTGGTGGTGTTTGCTGGCCTTTATTGCTTCTGGCTACGAGCACTCAGTGGCCAATATGACCCTGTTCGCGCTGTCATGGTTTGGTCATCACAGCGAGGCCTATACCCTCAGCGGCATTGGTCACAACCTGTTGTGGGTCACGCTGGGGAATACCCTGTCGGGTGCCGTTTTTATGGGCCTCGGCTACTGGTATGCCACACCACGAGAGCAGCGCCCACAGTCTGTGCCCGTTAGCGCGCCACACGCGGTAAAAGAGTAA
- the cysG gene encoding siroheme synthase CysG: MDYFPIFCQLQNKACLLVGGGEVAERKARLLLDAGAAITVNACEFTPQFHLWAEQEQLTLVSGEFAPELLAEQWLVIAATDQVAVNALVYQSANQQRVFCNVVDDPKRTSFIMPSIIDRSPIMIAISSGGKAPVLARLLREKLEAMLPLHLGQLAQLAGHLRQRVKQHFAAMPDRRRFWEKLLTHDRLAQSLANDDQVQVEQHIEQLFNAPLSDRGEVVLVGAGPGDAGLLTLKGLQQIQQADVVVYDRLVSDEVMNLVRRDAERIFVGKQSGHHSVPQDQINQILLQQAQLGKRVVRLKGGDPFIFGRGGEELETLAEYGIPFSVVPGITAASGCSAYSGIPLTHRDHAQSVRLITGHAKKEGQLDWANLAAEKQTLVFYMGLSQAGEIQQQLIRHGMPAMTPVALVENGTSRHQRVVSGELSQLALLSQQVSSPSLIIVGSVVSLREKLNWFSSAEHDKVAAKEQVERVG, translated from the coding sequence ATGGACTACTTCCCGATTTTCTGCCAACTGCAAAACAAAGCCTGCCTGCTGGTCGGTGGCGGTGAAGTGGCCGAACGCAAAGCTCGGCTGCTGCTGGATGCGGGTGCTGCTATCACCGTCAACGCCTGCGAATTTACGCCACAGTTTCACCTGTGGGCCGAGCAGGAGCAGCTCACCTTAGTCAGCGGCGAGTTTGCTCCAGAGCTGCTGGCAGAGCAGTGGCTAGTGATTGCGGCAACTGATCAGGTGGCGGTGAATGCTTTGGTCTATCAAAGCGCCAACCAACAGCGGGTGTTCTGCAATGTGGTGGATGATCCCAAGCGCACCAGCTTTATCATGCCATCAATCATTGACCGCTCACCCATCATGATTGCTATCTCTTCTGGCGGTAAAGCACCCGTGCTGGCACGGCTGTTGCGGGAAAAGCTCGAGGCGATGCTGCCACTGCATTTAGGGCAGTTGGCACAGTTGGCGGGTCATTTGCGCCAACGGGTGAAGCAACATTTTGCCGCCATGCCCGATCGCCGTCGTTTTTGGGAAAAACTGCTAACCCACGATCGTTTGGCGCAATCACTGGCGAATGACGATCAGGTACAAGTCGAGCAGCACATTGAGCAGTTGTTCAATGCACCGCTCTCTGATCGCGGTGAAGTGGTATTGGTGGGTGCCGGGCCGGGTGATGCGGGTTTGCTGACCTTAAAAGGTTTGCAGCAGATTCAGCAAGCTGATGTGGTGGTGTATGACCGCTTAGTCTCCGATGAGGTCATGAATCTGGTGCGGCGTGATGCCGAGCGGATTTTTGTCGGCAAACAGTCGGGCCATCACAGTGTGCCACAGGATCAAATCAATCAAATCTTGTTGCAGCAAGCACAGCTTGGCAAGCGGGTGGTGCGTTTGAAAGGCGGCGACCCGTTTATTTTTGGCCGTGGTGGCGAGGAGCTGGAAACCTTAGCGGAATATGGCATTCCTTTCTCGGTGGTGCCTGGGATTACTGCCGCCTCGGGCTGTTCTGCCTACAGTGGCATTCCCCTGACCCATCGTGATCATGCGCAGAGTGTGCGGCTGATTACCGGTCATGCCAAAAAAGAGGGCCAGCTGGATTGGGCCAATCTGGCGGCTGAGAAGCAAACACTGGTGTTTTATATGGGGTTATCGCAGGCCGGAGAGATCCAGCAGCAGCTAATTCGACACGGTATGCCGGCCATGACGCCAGTGGCACTAGTGGAGAATGGCACCTCGCGACATCAGCGAGTGGTCAGCGGCGAACTGAGCCAGTTGGCGCTACTTTCCCAGCAGGTCAGCAGCCCTAGCCTGATTATTGTCGGCAGCGTGGTCAGCTTACGTGAAAAACTGAATTGGTTTTCCAGCGCCGAGCACGACAAAGTCGCGGCAAAGGAGCAGGTTGAAAGAGTGGGTTAA
- the trpS gene encoding tryptophan--tRNA ligase, with translation MSHPTELGQPVVSNKPIVFSGAQPSGELTIGNYMGALRQWVQMQDDYDCIYCIVDLHAITARQDPALLRKRTLDTLALYLACGIDPQKSTIFVQSHVPEHSQLSWALNCYTYFGELSRMTQFKDKSARYAENINAGLFDYPVLMAADILLYQTNQVPVGEDQKQHLELSRDIANRFNNLYGDIFKIPEPFIPKAGARVMSLQDPTKKMSKSDDNRNNVIELLEDPKSVVKKIKRAMTDSDEPAVIRYDTEKKAGVSNLLDILSGVTGKSVPELEAQFEGQMYGHLKGAVAEAVSGMLSELQARYHTYREDEAFLQEVMREGAAKARARAQETLAKVYQAIGFVAHP, from the coding sequence ATGAGTCACCCCACTGAATTAGGTCAACCTGTTGTGTCCAATAAACCTATCGTATTTAGCGGCGCGCAACCGTCCGGTGAATTGACCATTGGCAATTACATGGGTGCGCTGCGTCAGTGGGTACAGATGCAAGATGATTATGATTGCATCTATTGCATTGTTGACCTACATGCTATCACCGCGCGTCAAGACCCCGCGCTGTTAAGAAAGAGAACACTGGACACACTGGCGCTCTATCTGGCTTGCGGCATCGATCCGCAGAAGAGCACCATTTTCGTTCAGTCCCATGTGCCAGAGCACTCCCAACTGAGCTGGGCGCTGAACTGTTACACCTATTTTGGCGAACTGAGTCGTATGACCCAGTTCAAAGACAAGTCAGCCCGCTATGCCGAAAACATTAATGCTGGCTTGTTTGATTACCCGGTGTTGATGGCGGCAGATATCTTGCTGTATCAGACCAATCAGGTGCCGGTGGGGGAAGACCAGAAACAGCATTTGGAGTTGAGCCGCGATATCGCGAACCGCTTTAACAATCTGTATGGCGATATCTTCAAAATTCCAGAGCCGTTTATCCCTAAAGCGGGTGCGCGGGTGATGTCGTTGCAGGACCCAACCAAAAAGATGTCCAAATCTGATGACAACCGCAACAATGTCATTGAGTTGCTGGAAGATCCTAAATCGGTAGTGAAAAAGATTAAGCGCGCGATGACCGACTCTGATGAGCCAGCAGTGATCCGCTATGACACCGAAAAGAAAGCCGGTGTGTCTAACTTGCTGGATATTCTCTCTGGCGTGACAGGTAAGTCAGTTCCTGAGCTGGAAGCGCAGTTTGAAGGCCAAATGTACGGCCATTTGAAAGGCGCTGTTGCCGAGGCAGTTTCTGGCATGTTGAGTGAGCTACAGGCCCGTTATCACACTTATCGTGAAGATGAGGCTTTCTTGCAGGAAGTGATGCGTGAAGGGGCTGCCAAGGCCCGCGCCCGCGCCCAAGAGACACTGGCGAAAGTCTACCAAGCCATTGGTTTTGTTGCACATCCGTAA
- a CDS encoding phosphoglycolate phosphatase, with product MTKFGAIRGVAFDLDGTLVDSAPGLASAIDMALAHQGLPAAGQGRVSTWIGNGADVLVERALRWAGHAPDAQAVAHTRELFDHYYAKTVEQGSQLFPQVKATLEQLAVSGLPMGLITNKPTPFVAPLLASLGIADYFSVIIGGDDVVAKKPHPAPLYLLLAKLGLHAREMLFVGDSRNDIMAAQAAGCPSIGLTYGYNYGEAIATSHPDCVMDHFADLLPAIGLPSLKDQEV from the coding sequence ATGACTAAATTTGGTGCTATCCGTGGTGTGGCTTTCGATCTGGATGGCACATTAGTCGATAGCGCGCCGGGGCTTGCCAGCGCAATTGATATGGCGTTGGCTCATCAAGGCTTGCCTGCGGCGGGTCAAGGTCGGGTGTCTACCTGGATTGGTAACGGTGCTGATGTTCTCGTCGAACGCGCGTTGCGTTGGGCCGGTCACGCGCCTGATGCTCAGGCGGTTGCCCATACCCGCGAGCTGTTTGACCACTATTATGCCAAAACCGTTGAGCAGGGCAGTCAGCTATTCCCGCAGGTTAAAGCGACCTTGGAACAGTTGGCGGTCAGTGGCTTACCTATGGGGCTGATTACCAATAAACCCACACCGTTTGTTGCGCCCTTGCTGGCATCACTGGGCATTGCTGATTATTTCTCGGTCATTATTGGCGGTGATGATGTGGTGGCGAAAAAGCCTCATCCCGCGCCGCTCTATTTGCTGTTGGCTAAACTCGGCCTACATGCTCGCGAAATGCTGTTTGTCGGCGATTCGCGCAATGACATTATGGCCGCACAGGCCGCCGGTTGCCCCAGTATTGGGTTGACCTATGGATATAACTACGGTGAAGCTATTGCCACCAGTCACCCCGACTGTGTGATGGATCACTTTGCCGATCTGTTGCCCGCCATCGGGCTACCCTCTTTAAAAGATCAGGAAGTATAG
- the rpe gene encoding ribulose-phosphate 3-epimerase has protein sequence MKKFLIAPSILSADFARLGEDTAKVLAAGADIVHFDVMDNHYVPNLTIGPMVCQALRDYGITAPIDVHLMVKPVDRIVPDFAKAGATYISFHPEASEHVDRTLQLIKESGCKAGLVFNPATPLSYLDYVMDKLDVILLMSVNPGFGGQSFIPETLNKLRQVRKLIDDSGYDIRLEVDGGVKVDNIRQIAAAGADMFVAGSAIFSQPDYAAVIDAMRSELAMSAHD, from the coding sequence ATGAAAAAGTTTTTAATTGCCCCATCTATTCTGTCAGCAGATTTTGCCCGCTTGGGTGAGGATACCGCCAAGGTACTCGCGGCTGGCGCTGATATTGTGCACTTTGATGTGATGGACAATCATTACGTTCCTAATCTGACCATCGGCCCGATGGTGTGTCAGGCGCTGCGTGACTATGGCATTACCGCCCCGATTGATGTGCATCTGATGGTGAAACCGGTTGATCGTATCGTGCCGGATTTTGCCAAAGCCGGTGCCACTTATATTTCGTTTCATCCTGAAGCCTCAGAGCATGTCGACCGCACACTGCAACTCATCAAAGAGAGTGGTTGCAAGGCGGGTCTGGTGTTCAACCCGGCCACGCCACTTAGTTACCTTGATTATGTGATGGATAAGCTAGATGTCATTTTATTGATGTCGGTGAACCCCGGTTTCGGTGGTCAGTCATTCATCCCCGAGACACTGAACAAGCTGCGGCAGGTACGTAAGCTTATCGATGACAGCGGTTATGACATTCGGCTGGAAGTGGATGGCGGGGTGAAAGTCGATAATATTCGCCAGATAGCCGCTGCGGGTGCGGATATGTTTGTGGCCGGCTCGGCTATCTTCAGCCAACCGGATTATGCCGCGGTTATCGATGCGATGCGCAGCGAACTGGCGATGTCCGCCCATGACTAA